The Urbifossiella limnaea genome has a window encoding:
- a CDS encoding amino acid permease: MTPDDDARTLRRMGYAQELARCLGGFSNFAISLSIICVLAGGLTSFHVGFCSVGGVAVGVGWPLMCLLSLAVAATMGQVASAFPTAGGLYHWASVLGGRGWGWATAWFNLAGLVTVLAAINVGTFRFAAAAFDPAFDAADPAGLRLQFLVVALMTASQAAVNHLGIRVTRVLTDFSGWWILAASAALTLALLAYAPSLDFVRLLTVTNYSGEAGGNVWPETGSLALLFTLGLLLPAYTITGFDASAHAAEETVHAADAVPRGIVRSVLVSGVAGWVMLCAVVLAMPDPDAAAVLGEKAFAHTLTAAVPGWLATALFGAAVVAQYLCGLATVTSASRMAFAFARDGGMPFHAAVRWVSPRFQTPPVAVWGVAVAAVAFTAYTPVYTTITAVCVIFLYVSYVVPTAIGLLAHGRWWTAFGPWTLGIWYRPLAVVSVVACVGLIVVGVQPPNDQAAYVVLGMVALLTVGWFGHARRTFPGPPRGVLTGGRDE, from the coding sequence ATGACGCCCGACGACGACGCCCGCACGCTCCGCCGCATGGGCTACGCGCAGGAGCTGGCCCGCTGCCTCGGCGGGTTCTCGAACTTCGCCATCTCGCTTTCGATCATCTGCGTCCTCGCCGGCGGCCTCACCTCGTTCCACGTCGGGTTCTGCTCCGTCGGCGGCGTCGCCGTCGGCGTCGGCTGGCCGCTGATGTGCCTGCTGTCGCTGGCGGTCGCGGCCACGATGGGGCAGGTCGCCAGCGCCTTCCCGACGGCCGGCGGCCTGTACCACTGGGCGTCCGTCCTCGGCGGCCGCGGCTGGGGGTGGGCCACCGCCTGGTTCAACCTCGCCGGCCTCGTCACCGTCCTCGCCGCGATCAACGTCGGCACCTTCCGCTTCGCCGCGGCCGCGTTCGACCCGGCGTTCGACGCCGCCGACCCGGCCGGGTTGCGGCTGCAATTCCTCGTCGTCGCGCTCATGACGGCGTCGCAGGCGGCGGTGAACCACCTCGGCATCCGCGTCACCCGCGTCCTCACCGACTTCAGCGGCTGGTGGATTCTCGCCGCGTCCGCGGCGCTGACGCTGGCGCTGCTCGCCTACGCGCCGTCGCTCGACTTCGTGCGCCTCCTGACGGTGACGAACTACAGCGGCGAGGCGGGCGGGAACGTGTGGCCGGAGACGGGCTCGCTCGCGCTGCTGTTCACGCTCGGGCTGCTGCTGCCGGCGTACACCATCACCGGGTTCGACGCCTCGGCCCACGCCGCGGAGGAGACGGTTCACGCGGCGGACGCGGTGCCGCGCGGCATCGTGCGGTCGGTGCTGGTGTCGGGCGTCGCGGGGTGGGTGATGCTCTGCGCCGTGGTGTTGGCGATGCCGGACCCGGACGCGGCCGCGGTGCTCGGCGAGAAGGCGTTCGCGCACACGCTGACGGCGGCGGTGCCGGGCTGGCTGGCGACGGCGCTGTTCGGCGCGGCGGTGGTGGCGCAGTACCTGTGCGGGCTGGCGACGGTCACGTCGGCGTCGCGGATGGCGTTCGCGTTCGCACGGGACGGCGGGATGCCGTTCCACGCGGCCGTGCGGTGGGTGTCGCCGCGGTTCCAGACGCCGCCGGTCGCGGTGTGGGGCGTGGCCGTGGCGGCGGTCGCGTTCACCGCGTACACCCCGGTGTACACCACCATCACGGCGGTGTGCGTGATCTTCCTGTACGTCTCGTACGTGGTGCCGACGGCGATCGGGCTGCTGGCGCACGGCCGGTGGTGGACGGCGTTCGGCCCGTGGACGCTCGGCATCTGGTACCGGCCGCTGGCGGTGGTGAGCGTCGTCGCGTGCGTCGGGCTCATCGTCGTCGGCGTGCAGCCGCCGAACGACCAGGCCGCGTACGTGGTGCTTGGCATGGTGGCGCTGCTGACGGTCGGCTGGTTCGGCCACGCCCGCCGCACCTTCCCCGGCCCGCCGCGCGGCGTCCTGACCGGGGGCCGCGATGAGTGA
- a CDS encoding WD40 repeat domain-containing protein — protein sequence MTSRLLLAAALFVTAVGCGKKPAPEPAAADPEEQPRPRNVNPPPSGERDSSPFAWVSGERDNTPFPKPAQKTDNTPFPQPGQKTDNTPFPQPGQKPKTAPSWTEDEPGVPKDARAARRSIEVKGSEVVAFGPPGCPVMLVGQQVYDLKTFEPVGQLAEKPDQNSRPVLTHDGKMLAVTEKGQNQSDSPVFVYATDTGKTLLTVPAVKGATPDVIAFYGTTHLVVGGRESPVMNVWEIATGKRVGGLTTPNRQVRHGEIVFTPDGSHFAAIMNDKLAVVNGKTGKHAVMATPSGGGPLGARGVFAWVKGMVFSPDGSELALFSINPSPRLLVWNPKGQIVLDAAVPLPKWIGTDAALQWLPDSSGWLVNGAVFDRNTKRVVASARVAFGAAAPPYLVDQSRVVGAFGNESRKLRAAEIPWPQIRESLKAMAAKADADLAPGRPVALDLRLTGVGGNEAETRAALGQALTARLWRDGIPVAAQAPTVLRLKLAEMPGDTLPIYARQSPFDFRGADTGRKATEVKGAAVLELWAAGAAAPVWREALNAGSSRSFREDINDVTIRKSMLEDLGRQLDDLTMPYFLPKNKATLALPAVID from the coding sequence ATGACCTCCCGCCTCCTCCTCGCGGCCGCGCTGTTCGTCACCGCCGTCGGCTGCGGCAAGAAGCCCGCCCCCGAACCGGCCGCCGCCGACCCCGAGGAGCAGCCGCGCCCGCGCAACGTCAACCCGCCGCCGTCCGGCGAGCGCGACAGCTCGCCCTTCGCGTGGGTGTCGGGCGAGCGCGACAACACGCCGTTCCCGAAGCCGGCCCAGAAGACGGACAACACCCCCTTCCCGCAGCCCGGCCAGAAGACGGACAACACGCCGTTCCCGCAGCCGGGCCAGAAGCCGAAGACGGCGCCGAGCTGGACCGAGGACGAACCGGGCGTTCCGAAGGACGCCCGCGCCGCCCGGCGGAGCATCGAGGTGAAGGGGAGCGAGGTCGTGGCGTTCGGCCCGCCCGGCTGCCCGGTCATGCTCGTCGGCCAGCAGGTGTACGACCTCAAGACGTTCGAGCCGGTCGGCCAGCTGGCGGAGAAGCCGGACCAGAACTCGCGCCCCGTGCTGACCCACGACGGCAAGATGCTCGCCGTCACCGAGAAGGGGCAGAACCAGTCCGACTCCCCGGTGTTCGTCTACGCCACCGACACGGGCAAGACGCTCCTCACCGTGCCGGCCGTGAAGGGCGCGACGCCCGACGTGATCGCCTTCTACGGCACCACGCACCTGGTCGTCGGCGGCCGGGAGTCCCCGGTCATGAACGTGTGGGAGATCGCCACCGGCAAGCGCGTCGGCGGGCTGACGACCCCGAACCGGCAGGTGCGGCACGGCGAGATCGTCTTCACCCCGGACGGGAGCCACTTCGCCGCCATCATGAACGACAAGCTCGCCGTCGTGAACGGGAAGACCGGCAAGCACGCGGTGATGGCGACGCCCTCCGGCGGCGGCCCGCTCGGCGCCCGCGGCGTGTTCGCCTGGGTCAAGGGGATGGTGTTCTCGCCCGACGGGTCCGAGCTGGCCCTGTTCAGCATCAACCCGAGCCCGCGGCTCCTGGTGTGGAACCCGAAGGGGCAGATCGTCCTCGACGCGGCCGTGCCGCTCCCCAAGTGGATCGGCACCGACGCGGCGCTGCAGTGGCTCCCCGACTCGTCCGGGTGGCTCGTGAACGGCGCGGTGTTCGACCGCAACACGAAGCGCGTCGTGGCGAGCGCCCGGGTGGCGTTCGGCGCGGCGGCCCCGCCGTACCTCGTGGACCAGAGCCGGGTGGTCGGGGCGTTCGGGAACGAGTCGCGCAAGCTGCGGGCGGCGGAAATCCCGTGGCCGCAGATCCGCGAGTCGCTGAAGGCGATGGCCGCGAAGGCCGACGCCGACCTGGCCCCCGGCCGGCCGGTCGCCCTCGACCTGCGGCTGACCGGCGTGGGCGGGAACGAGGCCGAGACGCGGGCCGCCCTGGGGCAGGCGCTGACGGCCCGGCTGTGGCGCGACGGCATCCCGGTCGCGGCGCAGGCGCCGACGGTGCTGCGGCTGAAGCTCGCCGAGATGCCGGGCGACACGCTGCCGATCTACGCGCGGCAGTCGCCGTTCGACTTCCGCGGGGCGGACACCGGCCGCAAGGCGACGGAGGTGAAGGGCGCCGCGGTGCTGGAGTTGTGGGCGGCGGGCGCGGCCGCGCCGGTGTGGCGCGAGGCGCTGAACGCCGGCTCGTCGCGCAGCTTCCGCGAGGACATCAACGACGTGACGATCCGCAAGAGCATGCTGGAGGATCTCGGCCGCCAGCTCGACGACCTGACCATGCCGTACTTCCTGCCGAAGAACAAGGCCACGCTGGCGCTGCCGGCGGTGATCGACTGA
- a CDS encoding PQQ-binding-like beta-propeller repeat protein — protein sequence MPRLLCFLAALACVAADRAHNWPHWRGPDATGFAPHADPPTTWGPDTNIRWKTPLTGRGSATPIVWDDRIFLLAAEKTDRKATPAELPVPDPGFERKTEAPTHFYRFRVTCFDRATGRVRWEHVAAEKVPHEGHHVTHSYAAGSPTTDGQRLYASFGSAGTFCYDLDGKLLWSRDLGRLNTRLGWGEAVTPVIHGDALVVNHDQEANGKLFCLDAKTGATRWAAPREEKTTWSTPLVTEHGGRTVVVANGTTRVRAYDLASGAELWSGGTMTTNPIPSPVRVGDAAVAMAGYGKSVILSLPLASRGELGAEPKGNWRRAAGAPYVPSPLLMSGRLTFTQANDSLLSVLDAATGKVLLDRERVPGARTFYASPVGAAGRVYLTDRTGTTVVLKDGAAMEVLATNVLNDPIDASPAAVGRELFLRGEKYLYCVAGRD from the coding sequence GTGCCGCGCCTGCTGTGCTTCCTCGCCGCCCTCGCGTGCGTCGCCGCCGACCGGGCGCACAACTGGCCGCACTGGCGCGGCCCCGACGCCACCGGCTTCGCCCCCCACGCCGACCCGCCGACCACCTGGGGGCCGGACACCAACATCCGCTGGAAGACGCCGCTGACCGGCCGCGGCAGCGCCACGCCGATCGTGTGGGACGACCGCATCTTCCTCCTCGCCGCGGAGAAGACCGACCGCAAGGCGACGCCCGCCGAGCTGCCGGTGCCCGATCCCGGGTTCGAGCGAAAGACGGAAGCGCCGACGCACTTCTACCGGTTCCGCGTCACCTGCTTCGACCGCGCCACGGGCCGCGTGCGGTGGGAACACGTCGCCGCCGAGAAGGTGCCGCACGAGGGGCACCACGTCACGCACTCCTACGCCGCCGGCTCGCCCACCACCGACGGCCAGCGCCTGTACGCCTCGTTCGGCTCGGCCGGCACCTTCTGCTACGACCTCGACGGCAAGCTGCTGTGGTCCCGCGACCTCGGCCGCCTCAACACCCGCCTCGGCTGGGGCGAAGCCGTCACGCCCGTGATCCACGGCGACGCGCTGGTCGTGAACCACGACCAGGAGGCGAACGGCAAGCTGTTCTGCCTCGACGCGAAGACCGGCGCCACGCGGTGGGCCGCGCCGCGCGAGGAGAAGACGACGTGGAGCACGCCGCTGGTGACGGAGCACGGCGGCCGCACGGTGGTGGTGGCGAACGGCACGACCCGCGTCCGCGCCTACGACCTGGCGAGCGGCGCCGAGCTGTGGTCGGGCGGCACGATGACGACGAACCCGATCCCGTCGCCGGTGCGGGTCGGCGACGCGGCGGTGGCGATGGCCGGGTACGGCAAGTCGGTGATCCTGTCGCTGCCGCTCGCGTCGCGCGGCGAGCTGGGGGCGGAGCCGAAGGGGAACTGGCGCCGCGCCGCCGGGGCGCCGTACGTGCCGTCGCCGCTGCTGATGAGCGGCCGGCTCACCTTCACGCAGGCGAACGACTCGCTGCTGAGCGTGCTGGACGCGGCCACGGGGAAGGTGCTGCTCGACCGCGAGCGGGTGCCGGGGGCGCGGACGTTCTACGCCTCGCCGGTCGGCGCCGCGGGGCGGGTGTACCTCACCGACCGCACCGGCACGACGGTCGTGCTGAAGGACGGCGCCGCGATGGAGGTGCTGGCGACGAACGTGCTGAACGACCCGATCGACGCCAGCCCGGCGGCGGTGGGGCGCGAACTGTTCCTGCGCGGGGAGAAGTACCTGTACTGCGTCGCGGGGCGCGACTGA